A region of the Scatophagus argus isolate fScaArg1 chromosome 19, fScaArg1.pri, whole genome shotgun sequence genome:
CTTTCCCATATACCACAAAAACTCTTGACTCCCACTCCACTCTCCACTGTCTAGTATTGCCATAGATGCTGCAATTTACAGTAGTGATCCAAGCTTTGGTACTAATAATAATTTTCCATCTCACAGCTGTGACTTGCAGTTGTCTGTGCTTAACTTGCAAAGATGTCACCTGCTTCAGTATGAGGCATGCACAGTCCATCACACCCAGTCATAAGCAATGTAGTGAATGCAACGCTGAGGTTTCATGTTTCCAGGAACTGCTGAGTGATATTTTAACAGCTTCCGGTCACATTGTAGAAATACATTATATattgtgagtgagtgagtattATAATAAAAACCTGTCATACAACATAGTGAATCTTTGCGAATGAATCTCACATTTGTTAACATTATGCTTGATTACCTTTATAGCTACAGGGAGACTGCAAATTATTTCTGCATGaattagtttttaaaatgatgaaatggcctattttttctttcttttttttctatgtaGAAGCAAAGTGCATTTTTGCATGTAGAAATCCTTTTAATGCCAAGGCAGGTGTTGCATATGTCTTGCATGTTTAATGTGTGGGAAACATGTGAATGTTCATTTTACTGTCATTGTGACAAAGGACTGTACTAACTGTTGGCCTGCACCCTTTCAGATGGATGCGGACACcgaagaaaagaagacagaaactTCGAAAACTTCCAAGGATGAATCTGAGAAATCTGTCTTGGAAAACAAATCCAGGTCAGTCTTATGGTGTTTCTTGTTCCAATGAACATATCTCCCAATCCAAACTGGAGTTGACCATTTTAGGTCTTTTCCTGTTCCATCCATCTGATATTTTTTAtatgatatttatatatattatttatggGTATTAAAGTGAAACTTAGCTCACTGCCTTTGGGTTTTCGTTAATGTGTTGCCTATTACAGCCCAGTTGAAGTTGGACTATTCACTGTGACAGTGTTCCCCATATTGCTCTCCTCAGGGGCCGTGGGTTTAAAGGCCGCGGTCGGGGGAGTCGGATGAGTCGAGGTGGCATGCGTGGGGGGCGGGGCATGATGAAAGGATTAGGTCCACCTGGACACGGGAGGGGTCGACCAAAAGATGGACCCATGAATGGATTTGCACCAATGAGGTATTAATGTTTGAAATTATACATGGTGTTAAATATAAATGACAAATTCTGGCCTTATTAATTTGTATTATCATGCAAATAGATAGTGTGGTTCTAAAACTTGTAATAGATCTTTAGTTAGTATATCTCAAAGTTAAACAgctatcagaatcagaattcctttatttatccctggagggaaattcttggtTTTTGCTGcattgaaaatggaaatactcgaCTGCAACTATCTTGCAGAGGAATGAGAAGGATGCGACCCTATCCAGACGTAAGAGGTCATCGAGGTAGAGGTGGACCAATGGGTATgggccctcctcctcctcctcctccaccaccacctcccatGCACCTCAGAGGCCCGTTCCCACCCATGCCTAGGTAACCACCTCATACAAACAtcattgatttaaaaatgattctTGTGAGTTTTAAAATGCCTGTTTGTCCCGAAATGTacattgttttgtatgtgtgctgaAGAGCAAGTAACCATCCGTTTTACCCATATCTTTTTATGGAGCAATTCAGCTTGCACCTGTTACTTGTCACCTTTTGAATCACTAGCCTCCAGTGAGTAGATGTGTGGTGTCACTCAGCTGACCCAACATTTGCATCAACACTGTCCCCGTCTGCAGGCATggaccccctccaccccctcctccaggTCATCCTGGTTTCAGAGGGCGTCCTCCACACCCTCGAGGCCGTGGAATGCCTCCGCCTGGACCTCCACACCACTTCCATCCTCGCGGGCCGAGGGGGTAAgagctttttaaatattaatatcatgCTTAAGCTTTGCAAGTCACGATTTTCTGCACTTTCCTTGCACGCCTTTAAGATTCCCAAATAGATTTAAAATGCATCCGGTAAGCATTTGAGACGTGCTTACACCAGTTACATTGCTTCATATCTGTGATGCAAATACGCAGTTAACTGCAAGCCAAAAGACAAAAGGGTCGTGACACAACGCACAGTCTTTTCTTTCCCTTGCTGAAGCCTCGTTATAGCTTAGTTTTCTTCACTTATATACCTTCACTTATATTGTCAgttctcacttttctttctcagtttttctATCAGAAGCAGTAATATAACGTTTTGACCAAGTAGTTTCTTACTAATTTTGAGTTAGTGAATGTTAActtataaataattaaaacaacatacTTACTGTTCAACTCTGTGAAGCCATACTCTTAAATCGtgcatgaaatattaaattgcAGATGACATTACACTGTGTTTTGCCATTCAATTAAACACAGAGTAAGTGAGAGGGGATGGCATCCCTGACTGGAATAGTTCAGATGGCTGCTCTTATCAGAGTGTGTCCCCTATTGGCCAAAGCCAAGAATCCAATGTGTGATTTTATCCTTTTACACAGCTACCACAATGGACCAGTCTCTCCGCCTCACCCCCCACCTGGCAGAGGCCAGAGGTGGCCAGGGCCCCCTGGTGGCCGACGCTTTTAACACAGCCTGCCCTAAAAACAATAACCAAGCACCTGTTAATGTAGAAGGGGCCTAAAGTGGTGCAGTAAATTAAATGCCCCTCAATTATGTGTTATGCAAAGTCTGAGTATCTTTATGACATAGTCTGTGGCCAAATGTCTGGTTATTAACATTGT
Encoded here:
- the si:ch211-51e12.7 gene encoding basic proline-rich protein isoform X2, which encodes MDADTEEKKTETSKTSKDESEKSVLENKSRGRGFKGRGRGSRMSRGGMRGGRGMMKGLGPPGHGRGRPKDGPMNGFAPMRGMRRMRPYPDVRGHRGRGGPMGMGPPPPPPPPPPPMHLRGPFPPMPRHGPPPPPPPGHPGFRGRPPHPRGRGMPPPGPPHHFHPRGPRGGAHSTVNLPGPRNPGTPSHLSPPTPAA
- the si:ch211-51e12.7 gene encoding splicing factor 3B subunit 4 isoform X1; the protein is MDADTEEKKTETSKTSKDESEKSVLENKSRGRGFKGRGRGSRMSRGGMRGGRGMMKGLGPPGHGRGRPKDGPMNGFAPMRGMRRMRPYPDVRGHRGRGGPMGMGPPPPPPPPPPPMHLRGPFPPMPRHGPPPPPPPGHPGFRGRPPHPRGRGMPPPGPPHHFHPRGPRGYHNGPVSPPHPPPGRGQRWPGPPGGRRF